atattgaGAAAGACTTAACTACCCTTACAAATACATAATTAatctatataataataatattattattattaataataataataactaacagAAACCAACACAACGTTACATTATATTTGAATGAGTGTTAAGGTCAGATGAATAAGAAATATGATCTAAGGTGAAAGAGAAAAACAATATAAAAGGTTGAAATCGTATAAATATACATGTCAAATTGTcataattattttcaaatgatGATTTATAATTAGATTCTAATTTAAAACGGTTTTAATATAACTCTATCAAACCCTTTACATATATTATCTTTAGTAATCTTTTTACATTTTTTTGTACATATGTCTAATTATATACCACCTTTATGATTGACTCATAAGGTAGAAGAATCATTTGGTCATAAACTGAAACCTACAATATAGTAAATCTATAGTAACCAATTCATATGCAGTTACCTTTTCTTGCAACAGAAAATAAATTTGTTACACACAAAAATTAGAAAGTTGAATTTTTAACTTATGTTTGTTCTCTAGTATCATATACACTAAGCAAAACTGTACTTTATCTGTCAAAGTCTAattataaattttccaaataatgCGTGTCTAAAATATAGGACCTAAAATAGACCAAAAGAAATTAACAAAAAAAGAATTGGATATTAATAATACAAAGGTAAACAACATCCCTATAAACTAGGaaagattaacaaactaaacaaCTTTTAATTTGCAATATAAAAACGATGTTACATCTAAATTCAAAATCCTATAATTCACTTACCTATATCAGCAACATACATGAATCTTTGAATTAGTGTTTCTACAAGCAACAAATTATATTGATAGCTAGCTATAAATATGATTTCTTCGAAAAACGAGGTGAATACAAATACAAAAtagtttcagtttttttttttaatttaaaaaaaattaaattattaaatattaaaattgtttttttatattgtGTGACAAACCGGTCTGATTGAactatatgttttttttaatgacaGAGCATTGATGAGATCAAGAACCAACTTCTAAGCACGAGGCTTGAACTGATATCATCAAAAATGGAAGCAAATGCTGAGATAAAGAAATACGAAGAAACTGttaaacaattatacaaattaTTGAAGAGTGTTTGTCAAGAAAGAGATGAAGCAAGAAATCAAGTTCAATTGCTAATACGAAAATTTCAACCATCTGTGCAAATTGATCATCCAATGGAACCTTCGTGTGATTTATCCTTGTCTAGTCCTCAATCAAATGAGAAGAAAATTTCTTCAATAGGTTCATCAAATACAAGAATAGTTGAATCACGCATAAATCATCAAAAGAATCACACAACTCTTTGTAACAATAGTTATGATACGGAAAGTGTTAATCCAAATGAGTTTGTTCTAACTTCTTTGAGTTTAGCATTTCCTGAAAATTCTAATGGACCTTCTAAGATGTCTCATGGTTCTGGTTCAAGTTCGGGTCCGGGTTCTGGCTTTTTAGTGAAGAATGAACCAATGTTATATATGGATTCAAATGGGATGCAGAATCATACAATAtcaagaaaaaagagaaagtttCTGTGAGGCTGCATTATGTATTATAAAATTCTTATCagagtttattttttt
The Vicia villosa cultivar HV-30 ecotype Madison, WI linkage group LG6, Vvil1.0, whole genome shotgun sequence genome window above contains:
- the LOC131612410 gene encoding uncharacterized protein LOC131612410; this translates as MISSKNESIDEIKNQLLSTRLELISSKMEANAEIKKYEETVKQLYKLLKSVCQERDEARNQVQLLIRKFQPSVQIDHPMEPSCDLSLSSPQSNEKKISSIGSSNTRIVESRINHQKNHTTLCNNSYDTESVNPNEFVLTSLSLAFPENSNGPSKMSHGSGSSSGPGSGFLVKNEPMLYMDSNGMQNHTISRKKRKFL